CGGCGGCGACAAGGTCCCACGCAAGGGCGGTCCGGGCGTCACCTTCTCCGACCTTCTCGTGATCAACAAGACCGACCTCGCCGAGCGCGTGAACGCCGACCTCGGTGTCATGCGTCGCGATGCGGACAAGGTTCGCGAAGGTCGTCCGACGGCGATGATCTCGCTGACCGACGACCCGGCGGCGACCGACGTCCTGGCGTGGGTCCGCGAGCAGCTGGCCGCCCCCGTGACGACCGGATAGCGATGCGCACCGACGTCGAGATCACCGCGACCGCCGACCGCGGTGTGCGGCACAGCGCGACCGGTGGTCTCGCCGTTCGGGTGACGTCACCCGGCCACGTCCAGTTGATCGGTACCGCGGCGACGCCGCTGGGCGGCGACGAGATCCTGGTCCGCATTCGGGTGGAGCCGGGCGCGCACCTGCGCGTGGGCAGCGTCGCCGCCACGATCGCCCTCCCGGCGCGGGACCGGGCCGACTCCCGAGCCAGGTGGGAGATCGAGGTGGGTGCGGGTGGCCGCCTGCGCTTCGATCCGCAACCGACCGTGGTCGCCGGAGGCGCGGTCCACACCTCGGACATCGTCGCCGACCTCGACCCGACCGCGGTCCTGGATCTGTACGAACATGTGCAGATCGGTCGGTCGGTGCAGATCGACGGGGCGACCACCACCGATCTCGACCGGATCGAGCGCGACCGCGCCGGTGCCTGGACCGGGGGCCTACGGGTCACGGTCGGCGGAGAGGTGTGGCTGGCACATCGCGTGGCACTGGGTGCATCGACACCGGCCGCCGCGATCGGCCATCGTGCGATGAGCAGCGTCTTCCGCTACCCGGACGATCGCGCCGAGGAAGTACTCCCGAGCGAGTTCGCGGCTCGCCTGCGGTTGACCGGCGAAGCGACCCTCACCAGTGCGCTCGGTGCGTCGGTGACGGCCACGCGCCGTCTCACCGACGCCCTCGACACAACAGCGCTGGTCCCCAACGGATAGGGGACCAGCGCTGCTGGGTCTGTCGGCGTCAGCTGGCCGCTTCGGACTCCTTGCCGACTGCGTCCTTGCCTTCGGTCGGTACCGATCCCGACGCGTCGGTGGCCTTCGAGTCGACCGTTCCGGAGTCGGTCTGGGCGGCCTCGGCGTCGGACCCGCTGCCGTTGCCCTCCGCGGCCTGCTTCTCCAGCGCGGACAACTGTCCGATCGCGGTGCGCGCGTACACCTGCTGTTCGGTGACGGCGAGCTGCGAGCGGCCTCGGGTGGTGAAGGCGAAGAACCAGTTGATCAGCGTGTTCAGTCGGTTGCGGAACCCGACGAGGTACACGAGGTGCAGCGCGAGCCAGCCGAGCCACGCGAAGTAGCCCTCGGTCTCGAACTGCTTCTTGAAGCCCGGGACCGGGACCTGCATCACCGCGGAGTACCGCGAGATGGTGGCCATCGAACCCTTGTCCCAGTAGCTGAACGGCTTGCGCTGGTCCGGCGTCTGCCCCTTGAGTTCGGCCTTGATCGCGTCCGCGGCGTAACGACCGCCCTGGATGGCGCCCTGGGCGACACCGGGCACGCCGTCGACGGCCATCATGTCGCCGACGACGAAGACCTCGGGGTGACCCGGGATCGTCAGGTCCGGTCCGACCTTCACTCGGCCGGCGCGGTCGAGTTCGACGCCGGACTGTTCGGCGAGTTGCTGGCCGAGTGGGCTGGCCTGGACACCGGCCGACCACACCTTGCACTGCGACTCGATACGGCGGGTGGTGCCGTCCTTCTCCTTGACGACCAGGCCGTCGTAGTCGACATCGACGACCATCGCGTTGAGCTGGATCTCCACGCCCATCTTCTCCAGACGGGCTGCGGCCTTGCCGCCGAGCTTGGGGCCGAACGGCGGCAGCACGGCCGGCGCGGCGTCGAGGAGGATGACCCGCGCCTCGGTCGGATCGATGTTGCGGAATGCACCCTTGAGGGTCTTGTCGCTCATCTCGGCGATCTGGCCGGCGAGCTCGACTCCGGTCGGGCCCGCACCGACGACCACGAAGGTCAGCAGCTTGGCGCGTTCGGCGGGGTCGTGGGACAGCTCGGCCTGCTCGAAGGCGCCGAGGATGCGTCCACGCAGTTCGAGAGCGTGGTCGATGGTCTTCATAC
The sequence above is drawn from the Gordonia rubripertincta genome and encodes:
- a CDS encoding NAD(P)/FAD-dependent oxidoreductase; its protein translation is MSSPAAQAPAVAATDRRKVVIIGSGFGGLFAAQRLAKADVDVTLIAKTTHHLFQPMLYQVATGIVAEGEIAPATRVVLRKQKNTSVLMGDVFDIDLEAKTVSSRLLERITVTPYDDLIVAAGADQSYFGNDHFAEYAPGMKTIDHALELRGRILGAFEQAELSHDPAERAKLLTFVVVGAGPTGVELAGQIAEMSDKTLKGAFRNIDPTEARVILLDAAPAVLPPFGPKLGGKAAARLEKMGVEIQLNAMVVDVDYDGLVVKEKDGTTRRIESQCKVWSAGVQASPLGQQLAEQSGVELDRAGRVKVGPDLTIPGHPEVFVVGDMMAVDGVPGVAQGAIQGGRYAADAIKAELKGQTPDQRKPFSYWDKGSMATISRYSAVMQVPVPGFKKQFETEGYFAWLGWLALHLVYLVGFRNRLNTLINWFFAFTTRGRSQLAVTEQQVYARTAIGQLSALEKQAAEGNGSGSDAEAAQTDSGTVDSKATDASGSVPTEGKDAVGKESEAAS
- a CDS encoding urease accessory protein UreD, with protein sequence MRTDVEITATADRGVRHSATGGLAVRVTSPGHVQLIGTAATPLGGDEILVRIRVEPGAHLRVGSVAATIALPARDRADSRARWEIEVGAGGRLRFDPQPTVVAGGAVHTSDIVADLDPTAVLDLYEHVQIGRSVQIDGATTTDLDRIERDRAGAWTGGLRVTVGGEVWLAHRVALGASTPAAAIGHRAMSSVFRYPDDRAEEVLPSEFAARLRLTGEATLTSALGASVTATRRLTDALDTTALVPNG